A segment of the Triticum urartu cultivar G1812 chromosome 1, Tu2.1, whole genome shotgun sequence genome:
TGCCACTGTTTGTAAAAAGCCTCGTCCACGCATTGTGTGTGTGACATGGGGGTGCTTTTAGGGCCTCATCTTATGCATTTTCAAAATTTCAGTTTGATTTGTGTCCATTCACATTGTTGGCATTTTCCCGATTGCTGTGGAGTGTGGTGGACTCTTGTGAGAGAATTTGTGCTTTGCAAAAATAAAACTGTTTTCTCTGCACGCAACAGACACATAAAATATGTATCTGTTAAGTGCTTTGCAGACTAATACATGACCGTAAAATTCATAAACTCTAAATTATGTGGAATCATTAGGAAATATCATGAATTCCTAAGCTCCAGAAAGCTCAGAATCGTACATTGCAGGGACAAGATTGTAACACAATGGGTCAACTCATCTGCCTGTCCTAGCTTTGTATCTTCAGCCAAATAACCAAACTGCACCAAGTAATATTGTACACTGATTGATACACGTCAGTTCATCCATTCTCAGCGAAGAGGTGCACGTTTCTGCGAGGATCGTCCGCTCCCTGTGATCATCAAGGAGCTCCAATGAACCCTCCACTAACAGTTCTTTTCAGGGCATCAACATAAGGTAAAATCCTCTGAACATCAGGTCCATAATAAAGTGAAAATATCGCCTCTGCCTGGGTGAATGTAGCTGCTGCGCTTGCCCTGTCCCCCAGAGACAGCTCGATGGAAACAAGCTTGATCAACTCATGCGCAATGGCAATGTGTTTGGGGTGGTACAGCTTCTCAAGGATCTGCATTATCATAAGATGCACTTCAGAAACAGTAAAAATAATCAAGAGTGGGTCATGTGAAGCTGTAATCGATTAGTCCAAAAGTGTGGTCATATCATCATCTGGAGCCTAGCTGATAATTTGACTACTGCTTGTCGGAAAAGTGAGCACAATGGATCCCGAGAATACAAGGGCTCAAGATCAAAGTACATTTCTCCCCTTGTATTTCTCAGTAGACGAGTTAGAGATTTGAGCGATGATTGAGGTGACTACCTTAATTGATGCTTCACAGTgctttcttgcttgttcttgatctcCTATCTTTGCAAAGGCTTCTGCAATCACATCTTCTGCCTGCATGTATCAATTTCGAAACATATGTTTCAACAGTGTGCCAGGAGAATTTGGAGCCAAATTTCTATCAAGGCATGTAACATGAGCACCCTAACCTGGGCAAGAGCCTTGCTATATGGGTGCCTCAACTTCTTTATCTGTTGTAGGGATCGTAATGCATCTGTGATGGGAATTTCGGAGATTTCATCTATAACTGCAAGTTCCTTAAACCTGTGAATTGAATTGTCATCCGACTTTGCTATGATTAAAAATTCACTGATGGAAGATGCAACCAAATTTAGATATGCCACATTCATTAATACATAATATACCTATTGATCATTGATGCTGCCTTCTCTGATGTAGAGACAGCAGAAGACAAGTTAATTTGTGATCTACAGCTCATGCAATATCCAGGATCTATCTTCAAATCAACATTATTTCTGAAAAACAATTTCCCAACCTTCTCTATATCttcatcaaccttggaaacatgCTGAACAAAAAGAATTTCAGACTGATGCCACCAAACTAACTATTAGAAAATTTCGGGAGGGAAAAATCATCTTACAGGCAATGATACTTTGCAGATATCAGATTCATCTACGGAAACATGCACACAATTCTTTTCGGATTTGTAGCAAGTTGATTCTGATACGGCACCAAGACAGCTACTTTGTGGACAACAAAATGAATCAATGACAAGGTCCGATAGATGTAGCTCTGAACAACTTGAACACTGGCAAGTAAATTTGTAATTCTCCTGAAGTGACTTTTGTCTTTTCACAAGATTCATCTCACCAACCTAGAAATGAGAAGCACAAACAGTGCAAAGCATAAATTCATAGTTACTTTTAAGTATGTCACACATGCATATACAAGAGAGGAAGGATGGGAGAGACCTGTGGACCATATGATAGCTCGATTGGGCTCCCTGAATTTATATATGTGGTAGATCTTAGGAAGAGAGTGCGCGAATGAAAATATGCATGTACATTTGGCCGGCACGAGTGATTAAAGAGGCTACCAGAAATGTAGATAGCTTGAGCAACCTTGACCTAGCAGTAAGCAAAAACAAACACAGGTTACAGATGGTGAAGAGACTAAATGAGCATCAGAAGCAGAAGCCACACAAAGCAAAGTAGACAACACCATGCATTCTATACCAACCCAACAGTGTAATGTAGTGCGATTTAGAGGTACCTACTTGACATACCAAGCTATAACTTCAACATTCCACACATTTTCTCAAGTTTATGAACTTAAACATCTTATCGTCTTTTTCCTGGATCTTATCAAGTTTTTTTACTTTCAAGATAACACCGCGTGCTTAAGTGTACTAATATCTAAAGGTCAGAGGATAAATCAATAATAAGACGCATCTGAATAGTAGGTAATATATATTCCTCAATTTTTATAGGATGGCGTATTGATCCCAGAAAAGAAAAGGGAGTACAAGACAAACCTGCTCCACACTACACATAACTGCATCATCAGCTGCAGAATAACCTTTATTCTCTGTCAGTCCCTGGCCTCCATCCATGGATTTCATACAAACAATAGCAATTGAATTGACTTTAACTTGACATATCAAAAGAACCAGCTGTACAAGATCAAAGAATGCTTATTAACCCCTGCTGACATATCAAAGCAATACCCATGTACGCAAGGGGAAACTCAAAAAAAAGTCACATATACCTGGGATAAAGTTTCCTCTTTCCACGAAAGATCTGATCTATAATGCTTTTGGAGGCATAATAACAAGACAATCGCACATATATGTGATTCCAACTTGCTAGTAGGAGAATCTACGTCATAGTGCTGAATGAGATCCTGCAATGGCCATTTTAGCCCATTAGTTCCCGGCCTGACAGACTTAGAATACTTGTGCTATATGCCTATATATCTTGTTTTAGAGAGATACTTATGTTATAATATCTAATGCTAACAGCACCAGAAAATGGTAAGCTCGTATGAAAATACTCccccgtcccaaaattcttgtcttagatttgactagatacggatgtatctaatactaaaacgtgacttgatacatccgtatttagacaaatctaaggcaagaattttgggacggagggagtataagttTTTTTTACCAAATTTGGACCGGAGATGGCAGAGCTCTTTCCAGTCAGCATTCTGCTGTCTATGTATTGTGCCATTAGTCGCCCAGCTAAAACTATATCAGCTGGCAAAACAGCTGCCCAATGGGCACCTCCACATTCGTGCCTATGTTCAGCAATCTGTTTGGAGTTTGGAGCCATGCACCTTGTAGAAGTTAGGCTCAGTATTCCAAGATCAACTGCATTACTGTTAGATTCAAGATAAGTATCTTGATTCCAAGAGATTCCGCCTACAGCTTGCTCTTGGCACTTTCTTGAACAATAAACTGGTATTGTACACAAGGGGCAGAACACAACATCTGCAGGTGCTTCACTAAAGCAATAATGGCAGTGAGTCTCCCGGCAAGATTTCAGGATAATCTGCATACAACTGTTGCAAGTAAGAGACATACAAAACTTCAGCTTAAGATTATTGACAATTTTCCGAAAAACAAACACAACAAATAATTGCACACAAAGCACATAGAGTTTAGTTAAATGCCTGGCTTCATAAAACAATCTTGTATTGTATGCACCTCAAATAAACACATAACTTAATCAATTCATACGTGAACTACACAAAAGATTTTGGCAACTTGATATGGCCTTCGAAAATAAATAGGACAACAGGAAGGTTGGGACACAGCATTGATGTATACAATTGAAGAGATAAATCTAAATCATACCGCAGCAAGAGGATCCTCAACATGAATCAAGGAGGTCGGAGGAATATCATTTGGAGATGTCATTCCTCTACCTTTGTTGGGCGTTGCAATACACTCAAGGACAACCTTATGTGGTTCTGCTGCGAGTTAGCCAAATATTATCTGTCACTTAGTATTAGGTACAAATCCAAAAAAGTTGTATGTGTGCCCAAAGTTCCAACCTGTATGTGCCAATCCTGCATCCTTGCAATCACTGCTTGATCTTCCAACTTCGTTCACATATTGAGGCTTTAACAATATCAATTTCAACTCTTGTTCTATGTTGCTCTTCCCAGAAGAAGTCACTTCCATGCTCAATGCAACCTCTAGATCATGCACGGCAGATGAATAATTCTTCAACGATGCATTTACCATTCCCCTCCTGTACCATGCCTGAAACACAGAAACATGTCAAACTAAAACAGTGATTTGGCTTCCATGCTGGAGCTTGAATTCTCAAAAACAGAGAAACAAACATTACGCGTAAGTTGCATTGTTACAACTATCACACTCCTACTACCTTCGCATAATTAGGTGAAACAGAGATGGCCCTGTCGCAATCCCGCAGACACTCTTCCAGGAGGCCCAATTTCTGCAAAATTCAGAAAATCCATTAGAATATATGCAAGGACACCTCAGGAAACAGGACAAAGCAAATCATATTGGATTTCGCTACAATCAAACGTCAGATTTTTTAGCATGGAAAATCAAACGTTTTTATGGCAAATTTAGTAGTCGCGAGGATGGGACTTCCTTTAGCAAGCATGGCAAATCCGTGACATGTTCAGTTTTTGCCCGGATTTGCCATGCTTGCTAAAGCAAATTGCCATCCTTACGACAACTAAATTTGCCATAAAAAACGTTCAATTTGCCATGGTTAAAAAAAATCTGACATTAGATTTTTAACATTACGTTCATTTTTTCGCAATGTAACTAAACAGGACAAGTTTAGTACCTGATGCTCACTATTTTTTGAAGGGAAAAAAGTCCTATAATAAGAAAAATACACCAAACATGTCCGGATTCTGCAAACAGATGTATCAAAAACTCACATGCATAGTGGAGGCACGGTTGACATATAATGCAGGTACCAAGATATCATCAGTGCCATCAGAACTAATCGGGGCGTAACGCAGCGCCTGCAGAAATACAAACGAAAGAAAAGCCTATTACCCACGAATTCAATAAAATGTGACTAAGAGGAACTGGGATCAATTCTAATAAATCAAGTTGACACTATTTTAACAACCAAACAAGTGAGCGACCGAGTTACTTCTGCACATGGTTTGAAACAAAACTCTTTTTTTTTCACAGCACAGGTGCAATGAGCCGCATCGACAAGTTTGTGGTTACAAATTACCTGTGAATAGAACCCAAGCGCTTGGTCGAACTCCCTCCTGGTGAAGCAGGCATTGCCCCGGCCCTTCAGCTCCGCCGCCCTCCCCTTGTCCTTGCGGCACAGCGCGAGCTCCGGGTCGGTCAGCTCGCCGATGACCTGAGAGACGGCACGAAACAGCCACTGAGACCAGCGACCTAGCGACGCTGGTGGCTAGTGCCCTGGCCAGGGGCACGTTATAATAGTGAAGCGGCGGGCTCGGTGGTTACCTGGTGGAATAGAGGGAGGTCGTCGAGGAAGGCGAGAAGGAGAGAGGTTGTGGTAGGGAGGTCGCGGGTCGTGCCCTCGCCGACGGCTCGCCGGATATCGGCCGGCACCGCCGATTTCAGCCGCTCCATGGAAACAAAAGCGGGGGCCGGAAGTGAGCGGGTGACGTCACAGCCTTGAACCCCATGACGGTCAGTTGGGCTGTTGGGCCTAGAATTTCGAATCTGGTAGCAAATTAGGCCCAACAGAGTGAGGAATAGACGTAGGCCCGTGGCCCAGCCTCGCCTCCGGCACGGGCGCAAAGCAAAACCGCAACCCGTGGGGAACGAGGCTGCAAAATCCCCAATCTCCCACTCGCCGGAGCACCCCACCCAACCGCCTCGGTCGTCGGCGAGGAACCTGCTCCGGTAGGCGGAGATGGGCGGGCACGGCGGGCTGAACATCCTGCCGCAGAAGCGGTGGAACGTCTACAGGTTCGACAACCAGGAGAAGGTCCGCGTCGACGAGGCCGAGGCCGCCCGCCAGGACCAGCTCCAGCGCGAGGCCACCCGCCGCCGCGAGTCGCACGCCCGCCTCGTCGCGCTCCGCCGCAACCGGGGCCTCCAGTCCGACTCGCCCTCCCCTCCCCGTGCCCCATCTCCACCCCCCtcctccgcccgctccgcggatCAGGTCGCCCCGCTGCGGCCTCCACCCCCTGCTGCCCGGCCCGCGGTTCCATCCCCCGTCGTCTCCGACGGAGACCACATCAACCTCTTCTCGGGCGGCGGTGGGGCCGCTGACTTCGCCGCGCTTGCCTCCGCTAGCGGCGGGAGAGGCGCAGCTCGGGAGAGGGAGCCTGCGGCAGACACTAAGCCAAACCCTAAGAAGCGTaagaaggaggaggaggttagGACGGCGGGGCCTGACGACGAAAAGTACAAGCTGGGTTATGGCCTTGCCGGGAAGGGCGTGGCGGCGCCCTGGTACATGTCGAAGCCTTTGGCTTCCTCCTCTAAGGAGAGGAGAGATTACGCCGAGGGCAACGGAGAGAAGAGGAGTGGAGGGAAGAAGAGTATCGAGGAGCTtagagaggagaggaggaagagggaggcCAAGGAGAAGGAGCGTGAGCGAGCCTTGCTTGCCACTACAGCAAGGAAGGAGAGGCAGCCAGACCGGGGGTACTCGTCGAGGTAGTGTCATTGTAGAAGAAGGCAGTTGTTGCGATTTCATTAATTTTTGTTGTGATTCCATCATCATTGTTGTCTGTGTATTCCTTGGATGCAGGTATGTGCGACGATGATGCAAGGGTTTCTGTGATTTTATCTGCAGGATCTGCAATGGATGATTACTGGAGGTACGATATTTCATAGTGCAATACCTGTTcggttttaaattttgaattgaCACAAAAAGATAGATTATAAGGATGCAGTCCAAGCTTAAATAGAATCATTAATTGTTCATGTTTTACTCCGACTCTGTTTTTATGTATTGCACTGAGCAACAAGTTGGATTAATTCATGTCACATCATGCAATTACGTTCCATTGTTCTGATCCTGTGGACTTGTGCAAACAGAAACGCAATCGGTTTTTTTTCTCGAATACGCACAAGCATGCGTATCATATATTGATAGAAGAAAGGGTGAAGAGACCCATCCACGGTTCGAATGCAATGCCAAAAGGCAACACACCATGCTAATCCCTGGGATTAGAACCACACCTACTACACATGAGAAAGAGAGAACCCGCCTTGCCCAAACTCCAGCCACAAAGGCGAAGAAGACGGGGCACATAGCAAACAGGCCGCGTCACTACCGTTGCAAGCCACAACCAAATCACAATGACGACTACAGAGCTGACTGGATCAATGTACCTCCCACCACATAGCGCCTAGAGGAGTCGGCAAGTGGGTGGCAGGATCTAGCCGGACCTAAAGAAGAAGACGTGTAGGATGCGCCGGTGATGGCATACGTAGCGCCCATGTCCCAAGAGGCAACCCACACCAAAACGAGACGCCCCAAACTCCAGCTCTGAGGACTCCATGAACAGCCAAGGCAGCGCCTTCATGAAGGTAACGACGCCGTGACGCCGCCGCCACCTGTTTTGGGAAGCCGGGACAAGGGTTTCCCCCAGCGTTTGAGGAGGGACATGGTCAGGGCCATGGCAGCACCCCCAACAAGGACACGGCACCCGCAGGCGGCGCCGCTGCCAGCAACTGCAAACCGTGCGGAGATTTCACCCCAGCCGATGACCGTGCGGAGAGTCCACTGTCGTAGGAAGGAGAAATATGCTCATCAACAGTGGAGATAGGTGACACCGGACGCCGCCGGCCTCCCCGCCACAAACGATGACCACGACCGGCCGTCCTCGTTGCACAAAGCGAACACCTGTCGGGCCACCACCCAGAGTCGTCGCTCTGGCATCCGGGATCCACAACAGGCCACAGTCTGCCAGATTCCCACCGCCACACACACCGACCGTCGGGCAGAGCCGACCCCGGATGCCACCGGCACCACGCCAACACCTCCGGCCGCCCCCAACCACGCCGGTGAAGGAAGAACACCTAGGCGCGCGCCTGCCGCTGCTCCGGACCGCCGGCCGGCGCCTGAGCCCGCACCACCCTGGAGAACCGATCTGGGCTGGGAACCCCAAATctgcctccaccagccgccaTGGCCGACCCCCACACTACCCCCGCAGCCGTGGTGGCCCAACCACTGCCCCAGCGTGCCAACTCTGCTGCCACGCCGAGCGCCCAAGGGCGCCGTCGCGCCTTGGCCAAAGACCCCTCGCGGGGTGGGGAGGAGAGCTTGCTGTCCGCCGTCCACCGGGCAAGCTTGCTCGTCGGCCTCCTCTAGCGGCGGCGGGGgagcagggggggggggggggggggggggggggggggggggggggggggcggcggtgGCTAGGGTTCGCCCGAGCCGCCTCCTGGAGGCGACTGGAGTAGAAACACAATCGTAACGACTTTATGTTTTGTTGCTACTGTGACATGAGATGATATCTTGTCAGAGATGTTATCAAGATGTTTTCCAGAGCTTCATACTCAATCCACCCCTTCCCAAGGTATCTTATCTGCCAATGTGGTCTATCTCCTCTTGTTTTATCGAGTCTTCACTTTTTATCTTTCATATTAATATATATTTCAGCTGAGAGAAGATTTGCTTTCCTGAATGTTTGTTTGAGGGTGTAAATATGCTCACACCAAAAAAGAAAGAATCCTTTGTTGCAAATTGGTGATGAATATGTTCCATACATGACATTTATCTTGTCCAACACCGCCTAAGGTGGTTTGGCCATATCCAACGGAGGCCTCCAGAAGCACCTGTTAAATAGTGGGTTCTAAGGGGTAGTGAAAATAGTAagagcctctttgattcgcatGATTTTTAAAGCACGTGGATAGGAAAAATACATGCTTGGAATAGTATGTCCTCTGGAATCCTATAGGATTCGGAAATTATAGAATTTGGATAAAAAAGTATTTGATGACATGGGGAAAATAAAAGAATTTTACATTAAGTGGATGTAAATTTCTCTCCAAAATAAAGTGCAAACCAATACTTAGAAAATTTCCTAAGGACTCCAATCTTACGAATCTAACAAGCTATGTAGGAAAATTTCTTGAGGAATCAAACCCTACAAAtttcctttgaatcaaaggagcccaAGTGTCAGGGGCGACCAAAGTTGACATGGGAGGAGGCGGTAAAAAGGGAGTTTAAGGATTTGATAGCACCTAGAGAAGTAGAGAGTTGGCTGTTCATAGGACTACATGGAGATTTGCAATCCATGTGCCAAGACCTTAACCTAGTCTATTATGCTTCGTTtactctcttttttttcttctctctttcgttttttggttttccataTGTTTCTGTTGGGTTTCATATCTAGCCTAACTATCCTCCTGCAAATTAGATGTTGTAACTTAGTAAGATAGTTTTGCAATGGTAAGCATCGTATGGTTACGGCTATTTGCTGGTAATGCTGCTCCTTTGCTGATGCTTGAAAATAGAAATTTGTTGAAATTTTCTGATGGTAGTTTGTTTTATGATCCCAAACTCCACTAGAGGAGGGACAATCGGACCATTTAACACATTTGCAGATCTAGTTTAGTTCTTTTGAAGACAATCAACTTTTCTGTTTGCTGATCTTGTCTCTATTCCTCAGAAAACCGAAGATGAGCATCACTAACTTGCATGCAAATGTTTTGAAAGATCAATGCGGAGACAAAAAGACATGTAGCTCAAGTGCCATTGGATGAACTTTCAAGCAGTTCAAGAATATCTCAATATAAAGATTCATTAGCGAACTGTATTTGTGTAGCGTGCCGATCCAGCAATCACGCCCTCTGTTGTAAATTTTATCAACTCTTACCTGGTGTACACAATTGTTTGGGTTACGGTCTGCACTT
Coding sequences within it:
- the LOC125509309 gene encoding SET and MYND domain-containing protein 4 isoform X2; translation: MFSPPCPPISAYRSRFLADDRGGWVGCSGEWEIGDFAASFPTGCGFALRPCRRRGWATGLRLFLTLLGLICYQIRNSRPNSPTDRHGVQGCDVTRSLPAPAFVSMERLKSAVPADIRRAVGEGTTRDLPTTTSLLLAFLDDLPLFHQVIGELTDPELALCRKDKGRAAELKGRGNACFTRREFDQALGFYSQALRYAPISSDGTDDILVPALYVNRASTMHKLGLLEECLRDCDRAISVSPNYAKAWYRRGMVNASLKNYSSAVHDLEVALSMEVTSSGKSNIEQELKLILLKPQYVNEVGRSSSDCKDAGLAHTEPHKVVLECIATPNKGRGMTSPNDIPPTSLIHVEDPLAAIILKSCRETHCHYCFSEAPADVVFCPLCTIPVYCSRKCQEQAVGGISWNQDTYLESNSNAVDLGILSLTSTRCMAPNSKQIAEHRHECGGAHWAAVLPADIVLAGRLMAQYIDSRMLTGKSSAISGPNLDLIQHYDVDSPTSKLESHICAIVLLLCLQKHYRSDLSWKEETLSQLVLLICQVKVNSIAIVCMKSMDGGQGLTENKGYSAADDAVMCSVEQVKVAQAIYISGSLFNHSCRPNVHAYFHSRTLFLRSTTYINSGSPIELSYGPQVGEMNLVKRQKSLQENYKFTCQCSSCSELHLSDLVIDSFCCPQSSCLGAVSESTCYKSEKNCVHVSVDESDICKVSLPHVSKVDEDIEKVGKLFFRNNVDLKIDPGYCMSCRSQINLSSAVSTSEKAASMINRFKELAVIDEISEIPITDALRSLQQIKKLRHPYSKALAQAEDVIAEAFAKIGDQEQARKHCEASIKILEKLYHPKHIAIAHELIKLVSIELSLGDRASAAATFTQAEAIFSLYYGPDVQRILPYVDALKRTVSGGFIGAP
- the LOC125509309 gene encoding SET and MYND domain-containing protein 4 isoform X3 translates to MLRILLLRCMQIILKSCRETHCHYCFSEAPADVVFCPLCTIPVYCSRKCQEQAVGGISWNQDTYLESNSNAVDLGILSLTSTRCMAPNSKQIAEHRHECGGAHWAAVLPADIVLAGRLMAQYIDSRMLTGKSSAISGPNLDLIQHYDVDSPTSKLESHICAIVLLLCLQKHYRSDLSWKEETLSQLVLLICQVKVNSIAIVCMKSMDGGQGLTENKGYSAADDAVMCSVEQVKVAQAIYISGSLFNHSCRPNVHAYFHSRTLFLRSTTYINSGSPIELSYGPQVGEMNLVKRQKSLQENYKFTCQCSSCSELHLSDLVIDSFCCPQSSCLGAVSESTCYKSEKNCVHVSVDESDICKVSLPHVSKVDEDIEKVGKLFFRNNVDLKIDPGYCMSCRSQINLSSAVSTSEKAASMINRFKELAVIDEISEIPITDALRSLQQIKKLRHPYSKALAQAEDVIAEAFAKIGDQEQARKHCEASIKILEKLYHPKHIAIAHELIKLVSIELSLGDRASAAATFTQAEAIFSLYYGPDVQRILPYVDALKRTVSGGFIGAP
- the LOC125509309 gene encoding SET and MYND domain-containing protein 4 isoform X1, which codes for MFSPPCPPISAYRSRFLADDRGGWVGCSGEWEIGDFAASFPTGCGFALRPCRRRGWATGLRLFLTLLGLICYQIRNSRPNSPTDRHGVQGCDVTRSLPAPAFVSMERLKSAVPADIRRAVGEGTTRDLPTTTSLLLAFLDDLPLFHQVIGELTDPELALCRKDKGRAAELKGRGNACFTRREFDQALGFYSQALRYAPISSDGTDDILVPALYVNRASTMHKLGLLEECLRDCDRAISVSPNYAKAWYRRGMVNASLKNYSSAVHDLEVALSMEVTSSGKSNIEQELKLILLKPQYVNEVGRSSSDCKDAGLAHTAEPHKVVLECIATPNKGRGMTSPNDIPPTSLIHVEDPLAAIILKSCRETHCHYCFSEAPADVVFCPLCTIPVYCSRKCQEQAVGGISWNQDTYLESNSNAVDLGILSLTSTRCMAPNSKQIAEHRHECGGAHWAAVLPADIVLAGRLMAQYIDSRMLTGKSSAISGPNLDLIQHYDVDSPTSKLESHICAIVLLLCLQKHYRSDLSWKEETLSQLVLLICQVKVNSIAIVCMKSMDGGQGLTENKGYSAADDAVMCSVEQVKVAQAIYISGSLFNHSCRPNVHAYFHSRTLFLRSTTYINSGSPIELSYGPQVGEMNLVKRQKSLQENYKFTCQCSSCSELHLSDLVIDSFCCPQSSCLGAVSESTCYKSEKNCVHVSVDESDICKVSLPHVSKVDEDIEKVGKLFFRNNVDLKIDPGYCMSCRSQINLSSAVSTSEKAASMINRFKELAVIDEISEIPITDALRSLQQIKKLRHPYSKALAQAEDVIAEAFAKIGDQEQARKHCEASIKILEKLYHPKHIAIAHELIKLVSIELSLGDRASAAATFTQAEAIFSLYYGPDVQRILPYVDALKRTVSGGFIGAP
- the LOC125509331 gene encoding hepatoma-derived growth factor-related protein 2 — its product is MGGHGGLNILPQKRWNVYRFDNQEKVRVDEAEAARQDQLQREATRRRESHARLVALRRNRGLQSDSPSPPRAPSPPPSSARSADQVAPLRPPPPAARPAVPSPVVSDGDHINLFSGGGGAADFAALASASGGRGAAREREPAADTKPNPKKRKKEEEVRTAGPDDEKYKLGYGLAGKGVAAPWYMSKPLASSSKERRDYAEGNGEKRSGGKKSIEELREERRKREAKEKERERALLATTARKERQPDRGYSSRYVRR